From Vicugna pacos chromosome 6, VicPac4, whole genome shotgun sequence, a single genomic window includes:
- the SNX1 gene encoding sorting nexin-1 isoform X1, with product MASGGGGCSASERLPPPFPGLEPESEGAAGGSEPEAGDSDTEGEDIFTGATAASKPQSPKRLASLLPINSGSKENGIHEEQDQEPQDLFADATVELSLDSTQNNQKRVPTKTLISLPPQEATNSSKPQPSYEELEEEEQEDQFDLTVGITDPEKIGDGMNAYVAYKVTTQTSLPMFRSKQFAVKRRFSDFLGLYEKLSEKHSQNGFIVPPPPEKSLIGMTKVKVGKEDSSSAEFLEKRRAALERYLQRIVNHPTMLQDPDVREFLEKEELPRAVGTQALSGAGLLKMFNKATDAVSKMTIKMNESDIWFEEKLQEVECEEQRLRKLHAVVETLVNHRKELALNTAQFAKSLAMLGSSEDNTALSRALSQLAEVEEKIEQLHQEQANNDFFLLAELLSDYIRLLAIVRAAFDQRMKTWQRWQDAQATLQKKREAEARLLWANKPDKLQQAKDEIVEWESRVTQYERDFERISTVVRKEVIRFEKEKSKDFKNHVIKYLETLLYSQQQLAKYWEAFLPEAKAIS from the exons AGTAAGCCCCAGTCTCCAAAGAGACTTGCTTCCCTTCTTCCCATCAACAGTGGCTCCAAAGAAAATGGGATCCATGAGGAACAAGACCAGGAGCCACAGGATCTCTTTGCAG ATGCCACAGTGGAGCTATCCCTGGACAGCACACAGAATAATCAGAAGAGAGTGCCCACCAAAACGctcatttctcttcctcctcaggaAGCCACAAATTCTTCTAAGCCCCAGCCAAGCTATGAGGAG TTAGAGGAAGAAGAACAGGAAGACCAGTTTGATTTGACAGTCGGTATAACTGATCCTGAGAAGATAG GGGATGGCATGAATGCCTATGTGGCCTACAAGGTTACAACACAG ACGAGCTTACCCATGTTCAGAAGTAAACAGTTTGCAGTAAAAAGAAGATTTAGTGACTTTCTGGGTCTTTATGAGAAGCTTTCAGAGAAACACTCTCAGAATGGCTTTATTGTCCCTCCTCCACCTGAGAAGAGCCTAATAG GAATGACAAAAGTTAAAGTTGGGAAGGAAGATTCTTCTTCTGCAGAATTTCTTGAAAAACGGAGGGCTGCTCTAGAAAG GTACCTTCAGAGGATTGTGAATCATCCTACCATGTTACAGGACCCTGATGTCAGGGAGttcttagaaaaagaagag CTGCCACGCGCTGTGGGTACCCAGGCTTTGAGTGGCGCTGGTCTCCTCAAGATGTTCAACAAAGCCACAGATGCCGTCAGCAAAATGACCATCAAGATGAATGAATCCGACATT TGGTTTGAGGAGAAGCTCCAGGAGGTAGAGTGTGAGGAGCAGCGCTTACGGAAACTGCATGCCGTTGTAGAAACGCTAGTCAACCACAGGAAAG AGCTAGCGCTGAACACAGCCCAGTTTGCAAAGAGTCTCGCCATGCTTGGGAGCTCTGAGGACAACACGGCATTGTCACGGGCACTCTCCCAGCTGGCTGAGGTGGAAGAAAAAATCGAGCAGCTCCACCAGGAACAGGCCAACAATGACTTCTTCCTCCTTGCCGAACTCCTGAGTGACTACATTCGTCTCCTGGCCATAGTCCGC GCCGCCTTCGACCAGCGCATGAAGACCTGGCAGCGCTGGCAGGATGCTCAGGCCACACTGCAGAAGAAGCGGGAGGCTGAGGCTCGGCTTCTGTGGGCCAACAAGCCTGACAAGCTGCAGCAGGCCAAGGACGAGATCGTGGAG tGGGAGTCTCGGGTGACTCAGTATGAAAGGGACTTTGAAAGGATTTCAACTGTGGTACGAAAAGAAGTGATACGGTTTGAG aaagaGAAATCCAAGGACTTCAAAAACCACGTGATCAAGTACCTTGAGACACTCCTGTACTCACAGCAGCAG CTGGCAAAGTActgggaagccttccttcctgagGCAAAGGCCATCTCCTAA
- the SNX1 gene encoding sorting nexin-1 isoform X3 codes for MNYEESKPQSPKRLASLLPINSGSKENGIHEEQDQEPQDLFADATVELSLDSTQNNQKRVPTKTLISLPPQEATNSSKPQPSYEELEEEEQEDQFDLTVGITDPEKIGDGMNAYVAYKVTTQTSLPMFRSKQFAVKRRFSDFLGLYEKLSEKHSQNGFIVPPPPEKSLIGMTKVKVGKEDSSSAEFLEKRRAALERYLQRIVNHPTMLQDPDVREFLEKEELPRAVGTQALSGAGLLKMFNKATDAVSKMTIKMNESDIWFEEKLQEVECEEQRLRKLHAVVETLVNHRKELALNTAQFAKSLAMLGSSEDNTALSRALSQLAEVEEKIEQLHQEQANNDFFLLAELLSDYIRLLAIVRAAFDQRMKTWQRWQDAQATLQKKREAEARLLWANKPDKLQQAKDEIVEWESRVTQYERDFERISTVVRKEVIRFEKEKSKDFKNHVIKYLETLLYSQQQLAKYWEAFLPEAKAIS; via the exons AGTAAGCCCCAGTCTCCAAAGAGACTTGCTTCCCTTCTTCCCATCAACAGTGGCTCCAAAGAAAATGGGATCCATGAGGAACAAGACCAGGAGCCACAGGATCTCTTTGCAG ATGCCACAGTGGAGCTATCCCTGGACAGCACACAGAATAATCAGAAGAGAGTGCCCACCAAAACGctcatttctcttcctcctcaggaAGCCACAAATTCTTCTAAGCCCCAGCCAAGCTATGAGGAG TTAGAGGAAGAAGAACAGGAAGACCAGTTTGATTTGACAGTCGGTATAACTGATCCTGAGAAGATAG GGGATGGCATGAATGCCTATGTGGCCTACAAGGTTACAACACAG ACGAGCTTACCCATGTTCAGAAGTAAACAGTTTGCAGTAAAAAGAAGATTTAGTGACTTTCTGGGTCTTTATGAGAAGCTTTCAGAGAAACACTCTCAGAATGGCTTTATTGTCCCTCCTCCACCTGAGAAGAGCCTAATAG GAATGACAAAAGTTAAAGTTGGGAAGGAAGATTCTTCTTCTGCAGAATTTCTTGAAAAACGGAGGGCTGCTCTAGAAAG GTACCTTCAGAGGATTGTGAATCATCCTACCATGTTACAGGACCCTGATGTCAGGGAGttcttagaaaaagaagag CTGCCACGCGCTGTGGGTACCCAGGCTTTGAGTGGCGCTGGTCTCCTCAAGATGTTCAACAAAGCCACAGATGCCGTCAGCAAAATGACCATCAAGATGAATGAATCCGACATT TGGTTTGAGGAGAAGCTCCAGGAGGTAGAGTGTGAGGAGCAGCGCTTACGGAAACTGCATGCCGTTGTAGAAACGCTAGTCAACCACAGGAAAG AGCTAGCGCTGAACACAGCCCAGTTTGCAAAGAGTCTCGCCATGCTTGGGAGCTCTGAGGACAACACGGCATTGTCACGGGCACTCTCCCAGCTGGCTGAGGTGGAAGAAAAAATCGAGCAGCTCCACCAGGAACAGGCCAACAATGACTTCTTCCTCCTTGCCGAACTCCTGAGTGACTACATTCGTCTCCTGGCCATAGTCCGC GCCGCCTTCGACCAGCGCATGAAGACCTGGCAGCGCTGGCAGGATGCTCAGGCCACACTGCAGAAGAAGCGGGAGGCTGAGGCTCGGCTTCTGTGGGCCAACAAGCCTGACAAGCTGCAGCAGGCCAAGGACGAGATCGTGGAG tGGGAGTCTCGGGTGACTCAGTATGAAAGGGACTTTGAAAGGATTTCAACTGTGGTACGAAAAGAAGTGATACGGTTTGAG aaagaGAAATCCAAGGACTTCAAAAACCACGTGATCAAGTACCTTGAGACACTCCTGTACTCACAGCAGCAG CTGGCAAAGTActgggaagccttccttcctgagGCAAAGGCCATCTCCTAA
- the SNX1 gene encoding sorting nexin-1 isoform X2 — protein sequence MTTSHLSLKSKPQSPKRLASLLPINSGSKENGIHEEQDQEPQDLFADATVELSLDSTQNNQKRVPTKTLISLPPQEATNSSKPQPSYEELEEEEQEDQFDLTVGITDPEKIGDGMNAYVAYKVTTQTSLPMFRSKQFAVKRRFSDFLGLYEKLSEKHSQNGFIVPPPPEKSLIGMTKVKVGKEDSSSAEFLEKRRAALERYLQRIVNHPTMLQDPDVREFLEKEELPRAVGTQALSGAGLLKMFNKATDAVSKMTIKMNESDIWFEEKLQEVECEEQRLRKLHAVVETLVNHRKELALNTAQFAKSLAMLGSSEDNTALSRALSQLAEVEEKIEQLHQEQANNDFFLLAELLSDYIRLLAIVRAAFDQRMKTWQRWQDAQATLQKKREAEARLLWANKPDKLQQAKDEIVEWESRVTQYERDFERISTVVRKEVIRFEKEKSKDFKNHVIKYLETLLYSQQQLAKYWEAFLPEAKAIS from the exons AGTAAGCCCCAGTCTCCAAAGAGACTTGCTTCCCTTCTTCCCATCAACAGTGGCTCCAAAGAAAATGGGATCCATGAGGAACAAGACCAGGAGCCACAGGATCTCTTTGCAG ATGCCACAGTGGAGCTATCCCTGGACAGCACACAGAATAATCAGAAGAGAGTGCCCACCAAAACGctcatttctcttcctcctcaggaAGCCACAAATTCTTCTAAGCCCCAGCCAAGCTATGAGGAG TTAGAGGAAGAAGAACAGGAAGACCAGTTTGATTTGACAGTCGGTATAACTGATCCTGAGAAGATAG GGGATGGCATGAATGCCTATGTGGCCTACAAGGTTACAACACAG ACGAGCTTACCCATGTTCAGAAGTAAACAGTTTGCAGTAAAAAGAAGATTTAGTGACTTTCTGGGTCTTTATGAGAAGCTTTCAGAGAAACACTCTCAGAATGGCTTTATTGTCCCTCCTCCACCTGAGAAGAGCCTAATAG GAATGACAAAAGTTAAAGTTGGGAAGGAAGATTCTTCTTCTGCAGAATTTCTTGAAAAACGGAGGGCTGCTCTAGAAAG GTACCTTCAGAGGATTGTGAATCATCCTACCATGTTACAGGACCCTGATGTCAGGGAGttcttagaaaaagaagag CTGCCACGCGCTGTGGGTACCCAGGCTTTGAGTGGCGCTGGTCTCCTCAAGATGTTCAACAAAGCCACAGATGCCGTCAGCAAAATGACCATCAAGATGAATGAATCCGACATT TGGTTTGAGGAGAAGCTCCAGGAGGTAGAGTGTGAGGAGCAGCGCTTACGGAAACTGCATGCCGTTGTAGAAACGCTAGTCAACCACAGGAAAG AGCTAGCGCTGAACACAGCCCAGTTTGCAAAGAGTCTCGCCATGCTTGGGAGCTCTGAGGACAACACGGCATTGTCACGGGCACTCTCCCAGCTGGCTGAGGTGGAAGAAAAAATCGAGCAGCTCCACCAGGAACAGGCCAACAATGACTTCTTCCTCCTTGCCGAACTCCTGAGTGACTACATTCGTCTCCTGGCCATAGTCCGC GCCGCCTTCGACCAGCGCATGAAGACCTGGCAGCGCTGGCAGGATGCTCAGGCCACACTGCAGAAGAAGCGGGAGGCTGAGGCTCGGCTTCTGTGGGCCAACAAGCCTGACAAGCTGCAGCAGGCCAAGGACGAGATCGTGGAG tGGGAGTCTCGGGTGACTCAGTATGAAAGGGACTTTGAAAGGATTTCAACTGTGGTACGAAAAGAAGTGATACGGTTTGAG aaagaGAAATCCAAGGACTTCAAAAACCACGTGATCAAGTACCTTGAGACACTCCTGTACTCACAGCAGCAG CTGGCAAAGTActgggaagccttccttcctgagGCAAAGGCCATCTCCTAA